Proteins encoded in a region of the Halostella limicola genome:
- a CDS encoding molybdopterin synthase produces the protein MKVLGVVGPSDSGKTTLVERLTERLASDATVATVKHLTHEPDVDAEGKDTARHRAAGAASTYGITDEGDWFATGDARSLGETLDELAPDHDYAVVEGFSRADLPQVVLGGREHRGPTLATGDTAGDVDLDEVVEALRDVDPHVTLSSLVARAKRSPDAEKAGAVATFTGRVRAKDHDDDEPTELLEFEKYEGVAEDRLDALRAELEEREGVYEVLLHHRTGVIEYGEDIVFVVVLAGHRKEAFRTVEDGIDRLKEEVPIFKKEVTVEDEFWVHER, from the coding sequence ATGAAGGTACTCGGCGTCGTCGGACCCTCCGACAGCGGGAAGACCACGCTGGTCGAGCGGCTGACGGAGCGGCTGGCGAGCGACGCGACGGTCGCGACGGTCAAGCACCTCACCCACGAGCCCGACGTGGACGCGGAGGGGAAGGACACGGCGCGCCACCGCGCCGCCGGCGCGGCGAGCACGTACGGGATCACGGACGAGGGCGACTGGTTCGCCACGGGCGACGCGCGGTCGCTCGGCGAGACGCTCGACGAGCTTGCGCCCGACCACGACTACGCCGTCGTCGAGGGGTTCAGCCGCGCCGACCTCCCGCAGGTCGTCCTCGGCGGCCGGGAGCACCGCGGGCCGACGCTGGCGACCGGCGACACTGCGGGCGACGTGGACCTCGACGAGGTCGTGGAGGCGCTCCGGGACGTCGACCCGCACGTGACCCTGTCGTCGCTCGTCGCGAGGGCGAAGCGCTCGCCGGATGCCGAGAAGGCCGGCGCCGTCGCGACGTTCACCGGGCGGGTGCGCGCGAAGGACCACGACGACGACGAGCCGACCGAGCTACTGGAGTTCGAGAAGTACGAGGGCGTCGCGGAGGACCGTCTCGACGCGCTGCGTGCCGAACTGGAGGAGCGCGAGGGAGTGTACGAGGTGCTGCTGCACCACCGGACCGGCGTGATCGAGTACGGCGAGGACATCGTCTTCGTCGTCGTGCTCGCGGGCCACCGAAAGGAGGCGTTCCGCACCGTCGAGGACGGCATCGACCGGCTCAAGGAGGAGGTCCCGATCTTCAAGAAGGAAGTGACGGTCGAGGACGAGTTCTGGGTTCACGAGCGCTGA
- a CDS encoding DUF7123 family protein, which yields MSATTQPSNDDRSTESKEDRLKRFLRRKAKDGELYFKSKFIADEVGLSPKEIGALMVKLSDSATDLEVEKWSYTSATTWRVEPA from the coding sequence ATGAGCGCAACTACGCAGCCCTCCAACGACGACCGCTCGACCGAAAGCAAAGAGGACCGTCTCAAGCGATTCCTCCGGCGGAAAGCCAAGGACGGCGAGCTGTACTTCAAGAGCAAGTTCATCGCGGACGAGGTCGGGCTCTCCCCCAAGGAGATCGGGGCCCTCATGGTGAAGCTGAGCGACTCCGCGACCGACCTCGAGGTCGAGAAGTGGTCGTACACGAGCGCGACGACGTGGCGCGTCGAACCGGCGTAA
- a CDS encoding site-2 protease family protein produces the protein MAEIDDPEPGPPVDSFAASFRVYEVRTDGERVLYFGDPLVPPDTLLERVWPQFRDDGYEVQLAQQTGEYVLVAEPVSEGIDGIPWTNVVLAFATVCSTLFVGTMWYGLDPMADPWTILHAWPFTAAVMGVLGVHELGHYVMSRYHGVDASLPYFLPLPNLIGTMGAVIKIRGQMPDRKALFDIGAAGPLAGLVATVVVTTVGLYLDPVSVPEGALPFELGYPPMLQLLAALTGQPLSFPAGQSINPVVVGGWVGMFVTFLNLLPVGQLDGGHIVRAIAGERQETVAALVPAVLFGMAGYLHYVQNVDGNATFLWVFWGLFSSAIAFAGPAKPVRDESLDARRTALGVLTFVLGALCFTPVPIVFP, from the coding sequence ATGGCGGAGATCGACGACCCGGAACCCGGTCCCCCCGTCGATTCGTTTGCTGCTTCCTTTCGGGTCTACGAAGTCCGTACCGACGGCGAGCGCGTGCTGTACTTCGGCGATCCACTGGTCCCCCCGGACACGCTGTTAGAGCGCGTCTGGCCCCAGTTTCGCGACGACGGCTACGAGGTGCAACTGGCCCAGCAGACCGGCGAGTACGTCCTCGTGGCCGAACCCGTCTCCGAGGGCATCGACGGGATCCCCTGGACCAACGTCGTCCTCGCGTTCGCCACCGTCTGCTCGACGCTGTTCGTCGGGACGATGTGGTACGGGCTCGACCCGATGGCCGACCCGTGGACGATCCTGCACGCCTGGCCGTTCACGGCCGCCGTGATGGGCGTCCTCGGCGTTCACGAACTCGGCCACTACGTCATGAGCCGCTACCACGGCGTCGACGCCTCGCTCCCGTACTTCCTGCCGCTCCCGAACCTCATCGGGACGATGGGCGCGGTGATCAAGATACGCGGCCAGATGCCGGACCGGAAGGCGCTGTTCGACATCGGCGCGGCGGGGCCGCTCGCGGGGCTGGTGGCGACCGTCGTCGTGACGACCGTCGGCCTCTACCTCGACCCCGTGAGCGTCCCGGAGGGGGCGCTCCCGTTCGAACTGGGCTATCCGCCCATGCTGCAGTTGCTCGCAGCGCTCACCGGGCAGCCGCTGTCGTTCCCGGCCGGGCAGTCGATAAACCCCGTCGTCGTCGGCGGGTGGGTCGGGATGTTCGTCACGTTCCTGAACCTGCTCCCCGTCGGACAGCTAGACGGCGGCCACATCGTCCGCGCGATCGCCGGCGAGCGCCAGGAGACCGTCGCCGCGCTCGTGCCCGCCGTGCTGTTCGGCATGGCCGGCTACCTCCACTACGTCCAGAACGTCGACGGGAACGCCACCTTCCTGTGGGTGTTCTGGGGGCTGTTCTCGTCGGCCATCGCCTTCGCCGGGCCGGCCAAGCCCGTGCGGGACGAGTCGCTCGACGCCCGTCGGACGGCGCTTGGCGTGCTCACCTTCGTGCTCGGCGCGCTCTGTTTCACCCCGGTCCCGATCGTCTTCCCCTAG